The following proteins come from a genomic window of Lolium rigidum isolate FL_2022 chromosome 5, APGP_CSIRO_Lrig_0.1, whole genome shotgun sequence:
- the LOC124655953 gene encoding flocculation protein FLO11-like codes for MAEEVVKEVNTSTPAQAESKRDIFPVNITGIIHGNSIPPYLRRKEKPDPHYRRASTGSCHDTCKFGTHHSSETKKDGPSRPWRQDRANARHGKQDQAELVPPGGKSGKKDPGPKIVSHVNKGSGSVKPGFTKQKPPLKVVPGHSESSPCIELPDEVSEDKCLIMSFDDRSNCGDEELSEGAVSIDLEMPLAIQDNDESDDHSLVDHVSGHSAIECVSCVSSEKRSDQTVMAPEKHKKKEHETKPESFSRGSVKPKTKATSTATRNTVSSHKTGVKSQQKVAGTSVESSDRPRTIAKRADVSATSKFNGDKKPQLIVASTSLKLKEIKAPSPASATDSKSTRFSKLKALATKIAPAPSPTSGKQTGRKMAEENVARKDSLLGQKKGEEKVTILSPLKLSRSINMSAKSLLSPRIRAAKKTTSASPMKSKKVYGIESSSVHKEKIVKTTSPKIRKPDVNNKERKSHKEKAVVVKTEGAGRPMPSSTSSTSSTLRQLPRKLTFRRAKVLTKLASSSDSNSPRRVRFRPAKATDDRNISKDPTRGRVTRKRGAVASVASRDSGASRAEVIVLRHQDTNEKKREQRSLNKVIKETANRLVEARKSKVKALVGAFETVISLQEKQGRSSSVSVS; via the exons ATGGCCGAAGAGGTGGTCAAAGAGGTTAACACTTCAACCCCTGCACAAGCTGAGTCCAAGAGAGATATTTTCCCGGTAAACATTACTGGAATTATACATGGCAACAGTATTCCACCCTATCTTAGGAGGAAGGAGAAGCCAGATCCACATTACCGCAGAGCATCCACTGGCTCTTGCCATGACACCTGCAAATTTGGTACCCATCATTCCTCTGAAACTAAGAAAGACGGGCCTTCTCGTCCCTGGCGTCAGGACCGCGCCAATGCGAGGCACGGAAAACAAGACCAGGCTGAACTCGTACCACCAGGAGGCAAATCAGGAAAGAAGGACCCGGGGCCGAAGATTGTTTCACATGTAAACAAGGGCAGTGGCTCTGTTAAGCCTGGTTTTACCAAGCAAAAGCCACCACTGAAAGTAGTACCTGGTCATTCTGAAAGCTCTCCGTGTATAGAACTGCCGGATGAAGTATCTGAAGACAAGTGCCTGATCATGTCATTCGATGATCGGTCAAACTGCGGAGATGAAGAATTGTCAGAGGGTGCTGTAAGCATTGATCTGGAAATGCCATTGGCCATTCAGGACAATGACGAGTCTGACGATCAT TCACTTGTGGATCATGTGTCCGGTCATTCGGCAATTGAATGTGTAAGTTGTGTAAGTTCAGAGAAGAGGAGTGATCAGACTGTGATGGCACCAGAGAAGCACAAAAAAAAAGAGCATGAGACTAAACCAGAGAGTTTCTCTCGGGGATCTGTAAAACCAAAGACGAAAGCAACATCGACTGCAACTAGAAACACGGTGTCCAGCCACAAAACCGGAGTAAAGTCACAGCAGAAGGTTGCAGGCACATCAGTTGAAAGCTCTGACAGACCAAGGACAATAGCGAAAAGGGCAGATGTTAGTGCTACTAGCAAGTTCAATGGGGATAAGAAACCGCAGTTGATTGTGGCATCAACTTCTCTGAAATTGAAGGAAATCAAAGCACCATCACCAGCTAGTGCGACAGATTCCAAATCTACTAGGTTCTCAAAGCTGAAGGCTTTAGCAACCAAAATTGCTCCAGCCCCATCACCTACTTCAGGAAAACAGACAGGTAGAAAGATGGCAGAGGAGAATGTTGCAAGGAAAGATTCTCTACTTGGCCAAAAAAAGGGAGAGGAGAAGGTTACAATATTGAGTCCACTGAAGCTGTCTCGTTCTATAAACATGTCAGCCAAGTCTCTTTTAAGCCCAAGGATTAGAGCAGCCAAGAAAACAACTTCTGCTTCCCCAATGAAGAGTAAGAAGGTTTATGGGATAGAAAGTTCTTCTGTTCACAAGGAGAAAATAGTGAAGACAACTTCGCCAAAAATACGAAAACCAGATGTTAACAACAAAGAGAGGAAATCTCACAAAG AAAAGGCTGTTGTTGTGAAAACTGAAGGTGCAGGAAGGCCAATGCCATCATCCACATCCTCAACCTCAAGCACCCTGAGGCAGTTACCTCGCAAGCTAACGTTTCGCCGAGCCAAGGTGCTAACTAAACTTGCTAGCAGCTCTGACAGCAATAGTCCCAGACGAGTCCGGTTCAGGCCCGCAAAGGCTACTGATGATAGAAACATAAGCAAAGATCCCACCAGAGGAAGGGTCACCAGGAAGAGGGGCGCTGTAGCTTCTGTTGCATCTAGAGATTCAGGCGCTTCACGAGCTGAAGTCATTGTCCTGAGGCATcaggacaccaatgagaagaagaGAGAGCAGCGATCCTTAAACAAGGTTATCAAGGAGACGGCAAACAGGCTCGTCGAGGCAAGGAAGAGCAAGGTGAAGGCACTTGTAGGTGCGTTCGAGACCGTGATCTCCCTTCAGGAAAAGCAAGGCCGGTCCAGCTCCGTGAGCGTTTCCTGA
- the LOC124653878 gene encoding putative PAP-specific phosphatase, mitochondrial, whose translation MPLLHLSLPRHRLLLGQRRSLIAPPMHPPSRLSVRAAAAAVHEACALPFPPSHAPHHRELAAAMASVERACRLCVDVKETLLSNDRDKRRVVEKNDQTHVTTADFGVQALISFELQQLFPSIPLVAEEDSTFLRSPDADAGIVDSISSFVARNVSNNGSTLTHDDVLRAIDRGGREAVSFDSKPATYWILDPIDGTKGFLKGNDTLYVVGLALVVDGKLAVGVMGCPNWSNATTIVNKEDESAAACHGDGMLMVSHVGCGTWSRPLSAGIGQFTTPLDAWTRCSVDPCSVLHMARFCIVDSHTWDMMPLSAHFDSTMDESEPRDENKILLQNSCGGSLSKYLMVACGRMSVFILLARAAKLLKTWDHAVGVICVEEAGGQTCDWSGKPLDFAAERTGRRIIYPTGGILSTNAALHDKLVEMVSENYK comes from the exons ATGCCGCTCCTCCACCTCTCGCTACCGCggcaccgcctcctcctcgggcAGCGGCGCAGCCTGATCGCCCCGCCGATGCATCCTCCCTCCCGCCTCTCCGTAAGAGCAGCGGCTGCGGCGGTACACGAGGCGTGCGCGCTACCCTTCCCGCCGAGCCACGCCCCACACCACCGCGAGCTCGCCGCGGCCATGGCCTCCGTCGAGCGCGCCTGCCGCCTCTGCGTGGAC GTGAAGGAAACGCTACTTTCAAACGACAGAGACAAGAGGAGGGTCGTCGAGAAGAATGACCAAACCCACGTGACGACTGCGGATTTCGGAGTTCAGGCACTCATTAGCTTCG AGCTGCAGCAACTGTTTCCATCGATACCTCTGGTGGCCGAAGAGGACTCGACGTTTCTGCGGTCGCCCGATGCCGATGCTGGAATCGTCGATTCGATCTCAAGCTTTGTCGCGAGAAATGTGAGTAACAACGGTTCAACTTTGACTCATGATGATGTGTTGAGAGCCATTGACAGAGGTGGCAGGGAAGCTGTCTCTTTTGATTCAAAGCCTGCTACTTACTGG ATACTTGACCCTATTGATGGTACCAAGGGTTTCTTGAAAGGAAACGATACGCTGTATGTG GTGGGTTTGGCTCTAGTGGTGGATGGTAAGCTAGCAGTAGGAGTGATGGGATGTCCAAATTGGAGCAATGCTACTACCATAGTCAACAAGGAAGACGAAAGCGCCGCGGCCTGCCATGGCGATGGCATGCTTATGGTGTCCCATGTAGGTTGTGGCACCTGGTCTAGGCCCCTGTCTGCTGGGATTGGCCAGTTCACAACACCGCTAGATGCTTGGACGAGATGCTCTGTTGATCCATGTTCAGTTCTGCACATGGCACGCTTCTGCATCGTCGATAGCCACACATGGGATATGATGCCCTTGTCTGCCCACTTCGATTCCACAATGGATGAATCTGAACCCAGAGATGAGAACAAGATTCTTCTCCAAAATTCCTGCGGTGGCAG CTTGTCCAAGTACCTCATGGTAGCTTGTGGGAGAATGTCAGTTTTCATCCTCCTAGCACGGGCGGCAAAACTGCTCAAG ACTTGGGATCACGCTGTTGGGGTAATTTGTGTTGAGGAAGCCGGAGGTCAG ACCTGTGACTGGAGCGGGAAGCCATTGGATTTTGCAGCTGAAAGAACCGGGCGTAGAATCATCTACCCCACGGGCGGTATCCTGTCGACAAACGCTGCTCTTCACGACAAGCTTGTGGAAATGGTCTCCGAAAACTACAAATAG